A stretch of Desertifilum tharense IPPAS B-1220 DNA encodes these proteins:
- a CDS encoding glycoside hydrolase family 2 protein, translating into MQSSGSQLENCYALTCDPSIEANDPQTSRAYPRPQLQRDRWICLNGLWKFSFDDTGQWIRPTDIAEWTHTIEVPFAPESTRSGIGDTGFHPNCWYEREFNVPQGVGRVLLHFGAVDYQARVWVNGQFMAEHEGGHTPFTIDITSVLNESGIQQVTVWAQDDPFDLAKPRGKQDWQLEPHSIWYPRTSGIWQTVWAEIVPETYIERIRWTPHFERWEIGFEAFIAGQQDEGLEVKVKLIANRQVLVNDTYEVINGEIHRRIALSDPGIDDYRNELLWSPEKPTLIDAEIQLWQGDRLIDEVKSYTAMRTVGIQRDRFMLNGRPYYLRLVLDQGYWPDTLMSAPSDEALRRDVELVKSMGFNGVRKHQKIEDPRFLYWADVLGLMVWEEMPSAYRFTPKAVERLTKEWTEVINRDASHPCIVVWVPFNESWGVPDLTATETHRHCVQALYYLTKTLDPTRPVIGNDGWESAATDILAIHDYDNKPTRLFKRYGPEVKLSDLFDRQRPGGRVLTLDGYPHNGQPIMLTEFGGIAYAAPEQPDTNKIWGYVRSSDISELQIRYTALLSVVNKVELFSGFCYTQLTDTFQEANGLLYADRTPKFPIEAIAYATLGRGEEEEEDVMLSAVKAKWSPDNVFPGAVKAGWAGTDSVQSVPHCAGHPGSQPR; encoded by the coding sequence ATGCAATCATCGGGTAGTCAGTTGGAAAATTGTTACGCTTTAACCTGCGATCCCTCTATCGAGGCGAACGATCCTCAAACCAGTAGAGCCTATCCCCGTCCGCAACTTCAGCGCGACCGATGGATTTGTCTGAATGGTTTATGGAAATTCTCATTTGACGATACCGGGCAATGGATTCGCCCCACTGACATTGCGGAGTGGACGCATACAATTGAAGTACCCTTTGCTCCAGAATCTACTAGAAGTGGTATCGGCGACACCGGATTTCACCCCAACTGTTGGTACGAGCGAGAATTCAATGTCCCCCAAGGTGTAGGTCGGGTACTCCTGCATTTTGGAGCCGTAGACTATCAGGCGCGGGTGTGGGTCAACGGTCAATTTATGGCAGAGCATGAGGGCGGTCATACCCCCTTCACCATTGATATTACTTCAGTCTTAAACGAAAGTGGGATACAACAAGTTACCGTTTGGGCGCAAGATGACCCCTTCGATCTAGCCAAACCCCGTGGCAAGCAAGATTGGCAGCTTGAACCCCATAGTATCTGGTATCCGCGCACCAGCGGTATTTGGCAAACCGTTTGGGCTGAAATTGTTCCCGAAACCTATATCGAGCGCATCCGTTGGACGCCGCACTTCGAGCGATGGGAAATTGGCTTTGAAGCCTTCATTGCAGGTCAACAGGACGAAGGGTTAGAAGTCAAGGTGAAACTCATCGCCAACCGTCAGGTTTTGGTGAATGATACCTATGAAGTCATCAACGGCGAGATTCATCGACGCATCGCCCTATCCGATCCAGGGATTGATGATTATCGTAACGAACTGCTTTGGAGTCCAGAAAAGCCGACCCTAATTGATGCTGAAATTCAACTCTGGCAAGGCGATCGGCTAATTGATGAAGTTAAGTCCTACACGGCGATGCGAACTGTTGGAATTCAGCGCGATCGCTTTATGCTCAACGGTCGCCCTTACTATCTTCGCCTTGTTCTCGATCAAGGGTATTGGCCCGATACGCTGATGAGCGCCCCCTCCGATGAAGCCCTGCGCCGCGATGTCGAGTTAGTTAAAAGTATGGGCTTTAACGGCGTTCGCAAACACCAAAAAATTGAAGACCCCCGCTTCCTCTACTGGGCAGATGTCCTGGGCTTAATGGTTTGGGAAGAAATGCCCAGCGCCTATCGCTTTACGCCAAAAGCAGTCGAACGCCTGACCAAAGAGTGGACTGAGGTCATTAACCGCGATGCCAGTCACCCCTGTATTGTCGTGTGGGTTCCCTTTAACGAATCTTGGGGCGTTCCCGACTTAACCGCGACCGAAACGCATCGCCATTGCGTCCAAGCCCTCTATTACTTAACCAAAACCCTAGACCCAACTCGCCCAGTGATTGGTAACGACGGTTGGGAAAGTGCAGCCACCGATATTCTGGCCATCCATGACTACGACAATAAACCGACGCGCCTATTTAAACGCTATGGCCCGGAAGTCAAACTCTCAGACCTTTTCGATCGCCAACGTCCCGGCGGGCGCGTTCTCACCCTAGACGGCTACCCCCACAACGGACAGCCGATCATGCTCACCGAGTTTGGGGGTATTGCCTATGCGGCACCCGAACAACCCGATACGAATAAAATTTGGGGATATGTGCGTTCCTCAGATATTTCGGAGTTGCAAATCCGGTATACGGCGTTACTGAGCGTTGTAAACAAAGTCGAACTCTTTAGCGGCTTCTGTTATACCCAGTTAACGGATACCTTCCAAGAAGCCAACGGACTGTTGTATGCAGACCGCACGCCCAAGTTTCCGATTGAAGCGATCGCCTATGCAACTCTAGGTAGGGGCGAAGAGGAAGAAGAGGACGTTATGCTTTCAGCAGTCAAAGCGAAATGGTCACCGGATAATGTATTCCCAGGCGCTGTTAAAGCCGGATGGGCGGGCACTGACTCTGTACAGTCGGTACCCCATTGTGCAGGGCATCCAGGCTCCCAGCCCCGCTAG
- the galK gene encoding galactokinase, whose amino-acid sequence MNFQQIFGTLPQTEASAPGRVNLLGEHTDYNDGFVLPTAIPQQTTVQLGLSQDGQHHFYSVELDERVSISEGTHTPSGFASYIFGCIRLLEREGYTLAPVNVYVSSAVPIGCGLSSSAALEVATLRGLRSLFSLPLGDVKIAQLGQQAEIQYAGLNCGIMDQMAASLADTHSLLFLDTRTLDRQVLPFPTGAEILVIDSGVHHSLAAGSGYNQRRADCEEAARLLGVKALRDITDPQAVESLPDPLRRRARHVVTEDNRVLEAAAGVSAQRFGELMNASHTSQRDDYEVSVPEVDTLVAILQETPGVFGARLTGGGFGGACVALVAAGYGEGVSLEAIAKYQQAGYRGRVLVPSHSV is encoded by the coding sequence ATGAACTTTCAGCAAATCTTTGGAACCTTACCCCAAACAGAAGCCAGCGCGCCGGGGCGGGTGAATCTGTTGGGGGAACACACTGACTATAATGATGGGTTTGTCCTTCCAACCGCGATTCCCCAACAAACGACAGTCCAGCTAGGTTTAAGTCAGGATGGACAGCACCATTTTTACTCGGTGGAACTTGACGAACGGGTTAGTATTTCCGAGGGGACGCATACGCCCTCTGGGTTTGCTAGTTATATCTTCGGCTGCATCCGGCTGTTGGAACGCGAAGGCTATACCCTAGCGCCTGTCAATGTTTACGTCAGTTCGGCAGTTCCCATAGGCTGCGGTTTATCGAGCAGCGCTGCTTTAGAGGTGGCGACGTTGAGGGGATTGCGATCGCTCTTTTCTCTCCCCCTGGGTGACGTGAAAATTGCCCAACTCGGACAACAAGCGGAAATTCAGTATGCGGGCTTAAACTGCGGCATTATGGATCAAATGGCGGCGAGTTTGGCCGATACCCACTCCCTGCTATTTTTAGACACCCGCACCCTCGATCGTCAGGTGTTACCGTTCCCCACAGGTGCCGAAATTCTAGTCATTGATAGCGGCGTTCATCACTCTCTAGCGGCTGGTAGCGGTTACAACCAGCGTCGGGCAGATTGCGAGGAGGCGGCTCGCTTGCTGGGGGTTAAAGCACTGCGCGATATTACCGATCCCCAGGCGGTGGAATCGTTACCCGATCCGCTTCGCCGTCGGGCGCGTCATGTCGTTACCGAAGATAACCGCGTGCTGGAGGCGGCTGCGGGCGTTTCGGCTCAACGTTTTGGCGAACTGATGAACGCTTCTCACACCAGCCAGCGCGATGATTATGAGGTTTCGGTACCCGAAGTTGATACGCTAGTCGCCATCTTACAGGAAACGCCGGGAGTCTTTGGCGCTCGCTTAACAGGTGGCGGTTTTGGGGGCGCTTGTGTCGCTTTGGTGGCAGCAGGTTACGGGGAAGGGGTGAGTCTAGAGGCGATCGCTAAATACCAGCAAGCCGGTTATCGCGGACGGGTGTTAGTCCCCTCTCACTCGGTCTAA
- a CDS encoding Xaa-Pro peptidase family protein → MKERNPEVAHKLEFIRGVLAEVGATAVRLKGTDWFAWATAGASNTVLLTAETGIAEVLITAQEAWILTDEIEAQRLEDEELSLDFKLQVNPWADSAARESFVREVAGAGMVLCDRPIPHQEKRLPPALQARKRVMMPSELERYRQVGRQASEAMTEVLSHAQPTWTEYQLAGAGAEALWARGLHPALTLVAGERRLPLYRHATATGEAIGVKAMLVFCARGQGLYANLTRFVSFGTVPAQEAQLHRQVREIEAQALNLCKPGTTLDAVYQTLAQAYAQHGFPQAIREHHQGGTTGYLAREIVANPTTPDPLVAGTAVAWNPSLAGAKVEDTFAILQDGTLENLTFDPNWPSVEVAGRLRPIPLEIV, encoded by the coding sequence TTGAAAGAACGGAACCCAGAAGTCGCCCACAAGCTAGAATTCATCCGAGGAGTTCTCGCCGAAGTTGGAGCAACCGCCGTGCGTCTGAAAGGAACAGACTGGTTTGCTTGGGCGACTGCGGGTGCTTCTAATACCGTCTTGCTAACCGCCGAAACGGGTATCGCCGAAGTCTTGATAACGGCCCAAGAGGCTTGGATTTTGACCGATGAGATTGAAGCCCAACGCTTGGAAGATGAGGAACTGTCTTTAGACTTTAAACTCCAAGTTAACCCTTGGGCTGATAGTGCGGCTCGCGAATCCTTTGTACGAGAGGTGGCGGGCGCGGGAATGGTTCTGTGCGATCGCCCTATTCCCCATCAAGAAAAACGATTGCCCCCCGCTCTACAAGCCCGCAAACGCGTTATGATGCCCAGCGAACTAGAGCGATATCGCCAAGTGGGGCGTCAAGCCAGTGAAGCCATGACTGAGGTGCTATCCCACGCTCAACCCACCTGGACAGAATATCAACTAGCGGGTGCGGGTGCAGAGGCGTTATGGGCAAGGGGACTGCATCCAGCTTTGACGTTAGTGGCGGGCGAAAGGCGCTTGCCCCTTTACCGTCATGCTACCGCTACGGGGGAAGCTATTGGGGTTAAAGCCATGCTGGTGTTTTGCGCTAGGGGTCAGGGTTTGTATGCCAATTTGACCCGATTTGTCTCCTTTGGCACCGTTCCCGCTCAAGAAGCGCAATTGCACCGTCAGGTTCGGGAAATTGAAGCCCAAGCCTTGAATTTGTGCAAACCCGGAACAACCTTAGATGCCGTTTATCAAACCCTGGCTCAAGCTTACGCCCAGCATGGCTTTCCCCAGGCGATCCGCGAGCATCACCAGGGGGGAACCACAGGATATTTAGCGCGGGAAATTGTGGCCAACCCCACAACCCCCGATCCTTTAGTCGCAGGAACGGCGGTGGCTTGGAATCCCAGTTTAGCCGGGGCCAAAGTTGAAGATACGTTTGCGATCCTTCAGGATGGAACCTTGGAAAATCTCACGTTCGATCCCAACTGGCCAAGCGTTGAAGTGGCAGGCAGGCTGCGCCCCATACCCTTAGAAATCGTATGA
- a CDS encoding DUF4276 family protein, with protein sequence MVRLYLFAEGQTEQTFADNLIKPHLAQYQVFMHNPVLIAHAKKKGRVHRGGGHNYIPMKNDIMRFLKQEKSSEVFFTTMIDLYAIDPDFPGLAEAESIRQDPLRRVEFLEQRFAADIGDKRFIPYIQLHEYEAYLFSDPACFEYLSAESTKEIEALQSVANQYQTPELINDGQQTAPSKRIMAQFPDYEKAKSTFGPQLAERIGLQVIRSTCPHFNKWLSKLESLGGE encoded by the coding sequence ATGGTGCGCCTTTATTTATTTGCAGAAGGGCAAACTGAGCAAACATTTGCTGATAATTTAATAAAGCCACACTTAGCTCAGTATCAAGTGTTTATGCATAATCCTGTACTCATTGCCCATGCAAAAAAGAAGGGGCGCGTACATCGTGGCGGCGGTCATAATTATATCCCTATGAAAAATGACATTATGCGCTTTCTTAAACAGGAGAAGTCCTCAGAGGTTTTCTTCACAACCATGATTGATTTATATGCTATCGATCCTGATTTTCCCGGATTAGCTGAGGCTGAATCGATACGACAAGATCCTTTAAGGAGGGTTGAATTCCTGGAGCAACGATTTGCAGCAGATATTGGGGATAAGCGTTTCATTCCTTACATTCAGTTGCATGAGTATGAAGCGTATCTTTTTTCCGATCCAGCTTGTTTTGAATACCTTAGTGCTGAAAGTACCAAAGAGATTGAAGCCCTTCAATCTGTTGCCAATCAGTATCAAACACCTGAATTAATTAACGACGGACAGCAAACAGCGCCTAGCAAACGCATTATGGCTCAATTCCCAGATTATGAAAAGGCGAAATCCACTTTTGGACCCCAGTTGGCTGAAAGAATTGGGTTACAGGTAATTCGGAGTACCTGTCCTCATTTCAATAAATGGTTGTCAAAGCTTGAATCTTTAGGCGGGGAATAA
- the cbiD gene encoding cobalt-precorrin-5B (C(1))-methyltransferase CbiD produces the protein MARSGYTLPVFAVAAAKAALSHLHRPEALQTVILDLLPGEATIPIQQVARLDLNSALAIATSDPGDNLDLTRNTPIWAWVKLQPRQSEPLILEAGEGIGKTTAGDPAIYHYARRLFEANLLPLISADRTVTVTMIMPEGRQLAQRTSNEAFGVLEGLSLLGTSGISQPLSAEDYLEDLRQTLQTKVRSHAHLVFCIGSHGLHIAQQMGIPETAIVQTGNWIGALLVEAGLRGAESVLLLGYQGKLVKLAGGIFNTSSHLADAKLEIISAAVARTGGSLSAIESVLAAKTADAAYKSLVELRLADLVFQTLAATISQNAQAYVKKYGDVVLNIGTVLFNRQGQVIAQDAIATQLIDSWTQE, from the coding sequence ATGGCACGTTCCGGTTACACCCTACCCGTTTTTGCGGTTGCAGCCGCTAAAGCTGCCTTATCCCATCTGCATCGCCCCGAAGCCTTGCAAACGGTTATCTTGGATTTATTGCCCGGTGAAGCAACCATTCCCATTCAGCAGGTTGCTCGTCTGGATCTCAACAGCGCGCTGGCGATCGCAACTAGCGATCCTGGCGATAATTTAGACCTAACTCGCAATACGCCGATTTGGGCTTGGGTTAAACTTCAGCCCCGACAATCAGAACCTCTCATCCTAGAAGCGGGAGAGGGCATTGGTAAAACGACAGCAGGCGATCCCGCCATTTACCATTATGCTCGCCGTTTGTTTGAGGCAAACCTGCTCCCGTTGATTTCTGCCGATCGAACCGTCACGGTGACGATGATCATGCCAGAAGGTCGCCAACTGGCTCAACGCACGTCTAATGAAGCCTTTGGCGTCTTGGAAGGGCTGTCGCTGTTGGGAACAAGCGGCATTTCTCAGCCCCTTTCTGCTGAAGATTACCTAGAAGATTTACGCCAGACGCTGCAAACCAAAGTGCGATCGCACGCCCATTTGGTCTTTTGCATTGGCAGTCATGGCCTCCACATTGCCCAACAGATGGGGATTCCAGAAACGGCTATTGTCCAAACCGGGAATTGGATTGGGGCGTTGTTAGTTGAGGCTGGCTTGCGCGGTGCAGAGTCGGTGCTACTGCTAGGCTACCAGGGAAAATTGGTGAAGCTGGCAGGGGGCATTTTTAACACCTCCAGTCACCTTGCTGATGCCAAATTGGAAATTATCAGCGCCGCTGTTGCCCGTACAGGAGGGAGTTTATCTGCCATAGAGTCTGTTTTGGCCGCTAAGACGGCGGATGCAGCCTATAAAAGCTTAGTTGAACTGAGATTAGCCGATCTCGTCTTTCAGACATTAGCCGCGACCATTTCCCAAAATGCCCAGGCTTATGTAAAAAAGTATGGGGATGTTGTCCTCAATATCGGTACTGTTTTATTTAACCGTCAGGGGCAGGTCATTGCCCAAGATGCGATCGCAACTCAATTAATAGATTCCTGGACGCAAGAATAA
- a CDS encoding signal peptidase I, with amino-acid sequence MSSKIVFGNAPLESKDMNRRGWFMGHFITPDRDPRSTAELEVKWGIHLAGDSRTEWATNAEATTLSILIQGRFCLQFPEQEFILSRPGDYVLWLPGVPHSWSAEKHSTVITVRWPSKPADSQSVSIVLDRVRGD; translated from the coding sequence ATGTCCTCTAAAATTGTATTTGGAAATGCCCCTCTTGAAAGCAAAGATATGAATCGGCGGGGTTGGTTTATGGGTCACTTTATCACCCCCGATCGCGATCCGCGATCTACCGCTGAACTAGAAGTGAAATGGGGCATTCATTTAGCCGGAGATAGTAGAACCGAATGGGCAACGAATGCCGAAGCAACCACCCTTTCAATCCTCATTCAGGGGCGATTTTGCCTGCAATTTCCAGAGCAAGAATTCATCTTATCTCGCCCTGGAGATTACGTGCTTTGGTTGCCGGGAGTTCCTCACTCTTGGTCTGCTGAGAAACATTCCACCGTTATCACCGTTCGTTGGCCTTCAAAACCCGCCGATAGTCAGAGCGTTTCTATAGTTTTAGACCGAGTGAGAGGGGACTAA
- a CDS encoding cobalt-precorrin-6A reductase — MSDRKRVLILGGTKDATELATRIAEIPGVEAIASLAGRTHQPRGVFKNTRIGGFGGVAGLTDYLQEQQIEALIDATHPFAAQISFNAATAAAVVGIPHLMLVRPAWERTEGDRWIEVDAHEAAAAQLPNLAQRIFLAIGRQELATFAHLQNLWFLMRTIDPPQPDAPVPPGKLLRERGPFSLDHERSLLQQYEIGAIVSKNSGGDATYAKIIAARELALPVVMIQRSPLPPGDTVTDVESALAWLKNTLLQLKK; from the coding sequence ATGAGCGATCGCAAGCGGGTGCTAATCTTGGGTGGGACAAAGGATGCGACAGAATTAGCAACCCGGATAGCCGAGATCCCTGGGGTGGAAGCGATCGCCTCGCTAGCTGGTCGAACTCATCAGCCGAGAGGGGTTTTTAAAAACACCCGCATCGGTGGATTTGGCGGAGTGGCAGGACTCACCGACTACTTGCAAGAACAACAAATAGAGGCGTTGATTGATGCTACCCATCCCTTTGCGGCTCAAATTTCCTTCAATGCCGCTACCGCAGCAGCAGTGGTAGGTATTCCCCACTTAATGCTGGTTCGTCCAGCCTGGGAACGCACAGAGGGCGATCGCTGGATCGAAGTAGACGCCCATGAAGCCGCCGCCGCCCAGTTACCAAACCTTGCCCAGCGGATTTTTCTAGCAATCGGACGACAAGAACTAGCTACCTTTGCTCATCTGCAAAATCTCTGGTTTTTGATGCGAACCATCGATCCACCCCAACCCGATGCACCAGTCCCCCCCGGAAAACTCTTGCGAGAACGGGGACCCTTTTCACTAGACCATGAGCGATCGCTGTTACAACAATATGAGATTGGTGCGATCGTCAGCAAAAACAGTGGCGGCGATGCCACCTACGCCAAGATTATCGCCGCACGAGAGTTAGCCCTTCCGGTGGTGATGATCCAGCGATCGCCTCTTCCACCGGGAGACACCGTTACAGATGTAGAGAGTGCCTTGGCATGGCTCAAAAATACGTTGTTGCAATTGAAGAAATAG
- a CDS encoding family 1 glycosylhydrolase — protein MTRAIAIPALEVWAGVECTVNRVGDQYFDQLERNGHAERLDDLDRFAQLGIRAIRYPILWERTAPNERNQIDWTWADERLGRLRELGIRPIVGLVHHGSGPRHTSLIDPAFPEKLAEFAQAVAERYPWVDSYTPVNEPLTTARFSGLYGYWYPHGRDGLTFARALLIQCRAIVLAMQAIRQVNPTAQLVQTEDLGKTYSTPLLAYQAAFENERRWLSFDLLCGRLNASSALWSYLTYLGIEEAELKWFEEHPCPPNLLGINHYLTSERFLDERLDRYPVESHGENGKHRYADIEAVRVCAEGTVGSRTLLKETWERYKLPLAVTEVHLGCTREEQLRWLKEVWDGAVSARREGVDVRAVTAWSLLGAYDWNSLVTRAEGYYESGAFDLRSPYPRPTALARMVKDLATQQESDHPVLDTLGWWHRPERLLYPSVSCPNDFGRQTKTKSQSARLLAIIGARGTLGKAFARLCDLRGIAYRLLTRGEMDITNAASVDAALDELQPWAVVNAAGYVRVDDAEREPDLCLRVNAEGPAILAESCARRGVGLLTFSSDLVFDGSGTSPYVESHAVAPLNVYGRSKALAEARVLKAYPASLAIRTSAFFGPWDEYNFVAIALRQLGAGGRFVAAEDAVVSPTYVPDLVNASLDLLMDGECGLWHLANSGAIAWAELARLVAVRAGFDASRIEACSTQELGLAAVRPTYSVLGSERGVLLPCLDRAISRYFDERQQV, from the coding sequence ATGACTAGAGCGATCGCTATCCCTGCGCTAGAAGTGTGGGCTGGAGTAGAATGCACGGTGAACCGCGTTGGCGACCAATACTTTGACCAATTGGAACGTAACGGCCACGCCGAGCGCCTGGATGACCTTGATCGATTTGCCCAACTGGGTATCCGCGCTATCCGCTATCCGATTTTGTGGGAACGCACCGCACCCAACGAGCGAAATCAGATTGATTGGACTTGGGCCGATGAACGCCTCGGACGCTTGCGCGAACTGGGAATTCGCCCGATTGTGGGCTTAGTTCACCACGGTAGCGGCCCCCGACATACCAGCCTCATCGATCCCGCATTCCCTGAAAAGCTCGCCGAATTCGCCCAAGCGGTTGCCGAGCGCTACCCCTGGGTAGATAGTTACACGCCCGTTAACGAGCCGCTGACCACTGCTAGATTTAGCGGGCTGTATGGTTACTGGTACCCTCACGGCAGGGATGGATTAACGTTTGCTCGCGCCTTGTTAATCCAATGTCGCGCCATTGTCCTAGCCATGCAGGCAATTCGTCAGGTGAACCCAACCGCCCAGTTGGTACAAACTGAGGATTTGGGTAAAACCTACAGCACGCCTCTCCTCGCCTATCAGGCCGCGTTTGAGAACGAGCGGCGCTGGTTGAGTTTCGATTTGCTGTGCGGTCGTCTTAACGCTTCTAGCGCCCTATGGTCTTATCTAACCTATTTAGGGATTGAAGAAGCCGAACTCAAGTGGTTTGAGGAGCATCCTTGCCCGCCCAACCTACTCGGCATTAATCATTACCTCACCAGCGAGCGATTTCTAGACGAACGCCTAGACCGCTACCCCGTCGAGTCGCATGGGGAGAACGGCAAACACCGTTACGCAGACATCGAAGCCGTGCGAGTCTGTGCGGAGGGAACGGTGGGGTCGCGCACCCTGCTCAAAGAAACCTGGGAACGCTACAAGCTCCCGTTGGCCGTTACCGAAGTTCACCTCGGTTGTACCCGCGAGGAGCAGTTGCGCTGGCTCAAGGAAGTGTGGGATGGGGCGGTTTCTGCGCGGCGCGAGGGGGTGGATGTGCGGGCGGTGACGGCTTGGTCGCTGTTGGGGGCGTATGACTGGAATAGTCTGGTAACTCGTGCTGAGGGTTACTACGAGTCTGGAGCGTTCGATCTCCGCAGCCCCTATCCCCGCCCAACAGCGCTGGCTCGGATGGTCAAGGATTTAGCTACTCAGCAGGAATCGGATCATCCAGTATTGGATACCTTGGGCTGGTGGCATCGACCGGAGCGCCTGCTCTACCCGTCGGTGAGTTGCCCGAATGATTTCGGACGCCAGACAAAGACTAAATCTCAATCAGCCCGTCTGCTGGCTATTATTGGCGCGAGGGGGACGTTGGGGAAAGCTTTTGCTCGCCTGTGCGACCTGCGGGGTATTGCCTACCGCCTCTTGACTCGCGGGGAAATGGATATTACCAATGCGGCTTCTGTGGATGCGGCGCTGGATGAATTACAGCCTTGGGCGGTGGTGAATGCGGCGGGGTATGTTCGGGTTGATGATGCGGAGCGCGAACCGGACTTGTGTCTGCGCGTCAATGCGGAGGGGCCTGCGATTTTGGCTGAAAGTTGCGCTCGTCGGGGTGTGGGGTTGCTGACGTTTTCTTCAGACTTGGTGTTTGATGGGAGCGGTACGAGTCCTTATGTGGAAAGCCATGCGGTTGCGCCTCTCAATGTCTATGGTCGCAGTAAGGCGCTGGCGGAGGCGAGGGTTTTAAAGGCTTATCCGGCGTCGCTGGCGATTCGGACGAGTGCGTTCTTTGGGCCGTGGGATGAGTACAATTTTGTTGCGATCGCGCTACGTCAGCTTGGGGCTGGAGGGCGGTTTGTGGCGGCTGAGGATGCGGTGGTTTCGCCAACCTATGTCCCGGATTTGGTCAATGCGAGTCTTGATTTGTTAATGGATGGCGAGTGCGGGTTGTGGCATTTAGCTAATAGCGGCGCGATCGCTTGGGCAGAGTTGGCGCGTCTTGTTGCGGTTAGGGCGGGTTTTGATGCTTCTCGGATTGAAGCCTGTTCTACACAAGAGCTAGGTCTTGCGGCTGTTCGCCCTACCTATAGCGTTCTGGGGAGCGAACGCGGGGTTCTCTTACCCTGTCTGGATCGGGCGATTTCTCGCTATTTCGACGAACGGCAACAGGTTTAG
- the galT gene encoding galactose-1-phosphate uridylyltransferase — protein MYSQALLKPDGRALTLYSRYPIVQGIQAPSPASEPIQANPHLRWHPLRGEWVAYASHRQGRTFMPPPEYNPLAPTTNPEFPTELPQGRYDIAVFDNRFPSLTLGAHNSPSSIVDTLPANGACEVVVFTQNPSASLGSLELDHLDLLFSVWGDRTRVLGEQPNIQYVLPFENRGVEMGVTLLHPHGQIYAYPFVPPVPARMQERQQVYYHENKRGLLQDLIQNEIADRQRIIYQDEEAIAFVPVCARYPYEVWIATLEPVATFMDLTANQRRGLARALKTVTLKYDGLWNRTFPYLMAWFQAPTDGQPHPESHLHAEFYPPYRTPDKLKFLAGTELAAGMFASDALPEEKAAELQAVSVNLEVGVSA, from the coding sequence ATGTATTCCCAGGCGCTGTTAAAGCCGGATGGGCGGGCACTGACTCTGTACAGTCGGTACCCCATTGTGCAGGGCATCCAGGCTCCCAGCCCCGCTAGCGAGCCAATTCAAGCCAATCCCCATCTGCGCTGGCATCCCTTACGCGGGGAATGGGTGGCTTATGCAAGTCATCGTCAAGGGCGGACGTTTATGCCGCCCCCCGAATACAACCCGCTAGCCCCCACCACTAACCCAGAGTTTCCTACCGAACTTCCCCAAGGACGATATGATATTGCGGTTTTTGATAACCGCTTTCCCTCCCTTACCCTAGGGGCCCACAACTCACCGAGCAGTATTGTGGATACCCTACCCGCTAATGGGGCCTGTGAAGTGGTGGTTTTTACCCAAAACCCTAGCGCTTCCCTGGGTTCCTTAGAACTGGATCATCTCGATTTGCTGTTTTCCGTTTGGGGCGATCGCACTCGCGTCCTTGGAGAGCAACCCAATATTCAATATGTCCTCCCTTTCGAGAATCGAGGGGTAGAAATGGGCGTCACGCTGCTGCATCCCCACGGTCAAATTTACGCCTATCCGTTTGTCCCTCCCGTTCCCGCCCGAATGCAAGAACGCCAACAGGTTTATTACCACGAAAATAAACGCGGCTTGCTCCAAGATTTGATTCAAAACGAAATTGCGGATCGCCAGCGGATTATTTATCAAGATGAAGAGGCGATCGCCTTCGTCCCCGTTTGCGCCCGTTACCCTTACGAAGTCTGGATCGCGACCCTTGAGCCAGTGGCGACGTTTATGGATTTAACCGCCAACCAGCGCCGAGGATTGGCTAGAGCTTTAAAAACTGTCACCCTAAAATATGATGGCCTTTGGAACCGAACTTTCCCCTACTTAATGGCATGGTTCCAGGCCCCTACGGATGGTCAACCCCATCCCGAATCTCATCTCCACGCCGAATTTTATCCCCCCTATCGCACCCCGGACAAGCTCAAGTTTTTAGCTGGAACCGAACTAGCGGCGGGAATGTTTGCTAGCGATGCCCTCCCCGAAGAGAAAGCCGCCGAATTGCAGGCCGTCTCTGTCAACCTAGAAGTGGGGGTCAGCGCTTGA